Part of the Drosophila gunungcola strain Sukarami chromosome X unlocalized genomic scaffold, Dgunungcola_SK_2 000049F, whole genome shotgun sequence genome is shown below.
TCCCAAAGGCGGCCAGTGCCTGGCTGCCGGTGCTCCGTTTCAATCCCCAGCCGGAGATGACGGCGAGCACGAAGTGGATGAGGCACAGGGACAGGCGGGAGGAGCCTCCGTTGGCACCTGGCACGGGTCCATTGGCCGGCGGcatgctcctgctgctgctgttaaCCATGTTGTGGAAAAGCCGGTTGCCGGTGGTTATACTAGCTCCAAATGGAGATTCCCAATGTGGTGTGGGGCCAGGAGATTGGTGTCCCACGGTGGCGGTCAAGCTCCGCTGCCCAGTGCCAAAGTGCGGGCGGATTGAGTGGCTTAATTTCCACGATTTTTCCACATTTGTTATTAATCGCAATGGAAATTAGTGGGACCGTTTATTGACTTTACAAAAATCACACGCTCTCTTTAcacatacattttaaaatgaaattaagcATTGCTTATTCTAACTAATTTAAGTATTAACTATTTATGCATAACAATAGTGacacattaattttattatgaatgtatataaaaaaaaagctatttaCATAAAGATTAGCTTAAACCAATGAAATGTATTgaataaaatgatattttaagcaaaagtAATACGAACGTCAGTAACATTTtcaaatgtaatatttattgtcCAAATAGTAGCACAGTAAATTCTAACTGcatataattaataagtttagcaaacaacaaaaatattttgtttattccaATGAAAAGTATTGagtaaaattataacttcaacaaaattaattcaaatgtaaatacaatttttataaaaatttgaaataaatgttaaaaaaaataaatttaattaaagttattttgaatttaggtataattttatattagaaGTTCAAATAAATGTTACCTTCGTTAACCCCAATTTTTTGCACTGTGAGAAATGATGAACAAAATCTTTTTAGCAATTAAAGAgtattaaaatatgcaaagtattcttaatgttaaaaaaatttaagttaagcccaatttttgtattaaatttattcaaatttagagtaaataaatgttaaagttTTCGAAACACGGTCACACTAAAACATCGATTGCCGTCAACGGCAAAGtcaaaaatctattttaatcGATGttaacttcgttttttttGCTCGACGACATTGACAAAACACATACTagcataaaatataaataaaatataaataaacgaaacgaagCGAAGCGAAGGGAAAGGAAAGGCTTGAGTTTATTACGACGTGTCTGCATTTGACCCCGGTGTCCGGAGAACTGGAAAGTGCGCGCTCGCCGCCGAGACAAGTGGAACAGGAGGATctggaacgggaacgggaggAGCAGGTGGACAAGGAGGAGGCGAAGTGGGCTAAGATAAGAGGAGCAACCAAGGAGGATATCGGGGATGGCTGGATCAGCGCTGCGCCGCCTGATGGCGGAATACAAACGTAAGGCAAAGTCCACCAAATGTTTAATGACATGGCTTCATGACTCTAATCCTCGCCAGAGTTAACACTCGACCCGCCCGAGGGCATTGTGGCCGGCCCCATCAGCGAGGACAACTTCTTCGAGTGGGAGGCACTAATTGCGTGAGTTGAGTTCGGATTTGCATGCGGATCCGATGACCTGGACACTGGACACTGGACAACCAGGTTCACCCTTTAACCtttggcctttttttttttttttttgcagcggACCAGAGGGCACTTGCTTCGAGGGCGGCGTCTTTCCCGCCCGCCTCGTCTTTCCACCCGACTACCCACTGAGTCCgccaaaaatgaaatttacttGTGATATGTTCCATCCCAACATCTTCGCCGACGGGCGAGTCTGCATATCAATACTGCACGCCCCTGGCGACGATCCCATGGGCTACGAGCTGTCCGCGGAGCGCTGGAGTCCCGTGCAGAGCGTCGAGAAGATCTTGCTCAGCGTGGTCAGCATGCTGGCGGGTAAGAAGTCACCTAGATTCATCTAGAGCATTCATTTCACTTTGCCCACTGGCTCAGGTATTAAGTGATTGGCTTATTTTCTCACTTTTTGAGTTCACTTTTCCGTCCCATTGATCTTGTTCCGGTGAACGGATGAACAGCTGAGCAAAGAGAGCCATTGAACAAAAGATCAAGTGAACACCCTAACAAAAAGGGGACTGTCTTTCTGAATTCATTAACCTTGTTCACTCTCGTAATATAGTCAAAGTAACCATAATAACTGCTGAGCAAAGtgaacaaataaacaaaatatcaaGTAAACATCTTAATAGCATACAAAATGTTCTCCTTTTTTGAGTTCACTTACCTTACCTTGATCACTGACCCACTGAACTTGTCGCACAATGAACAAATGAACACTGGAAAAGTGAACtagttaaatga
Proteins encoded:
- the LOC128261052 gene encoding ubiquitin-conjugating enzyme E2 G2, with the protein product MAGSALRRLMAEYKQLTLDPPEGIVAGPISEDNFFEWEALIAGPEGTCFEGGVFPARLVFPPDYPLSPPKMKFTCDMFHPNIFADGRVCISILHAPGDDPMGYELSAERWSPVQSVEKILLSVVSMLAEPNDESGANVDAAIMWRERREEFNAIARRLVRKTLGLPP